The Streptomonospora litoralis genome window below encodes:
- a CDS encoding ABC transporter ATP-binding protein, whose protein sequence is MSEPARLWGENLTLAYDQSVVSRDLGITIPDNSFTVIVGPNACGKSTLLRALSRMLKPARGAVHLDGRLIGSYPSKEVARRLGLLPQTSIAPDGITVADLVARGRYPHQKFLKQWSRTDEKVINESMEATGVADLAGRMVDELSGGQRQRVWLAMVLAQQTPLLLLDEPTTYLDIAHQMDVLDLCAELHHERSHTLVAVLHDLNHACRYATHLIAMKDGHVAAEGEPSEIVTEELVEKVFGMPVRVIPDPETGTPLVVPVDRGGRIARRARPQHTSAAGLNGTGATGSADAQQHQSA, encoded by the coding sequence ATGTCCGAACCGGCCCGGCTGTGGGGCGAGAACCTGACCCTGGCCTACGACCAGAGCGTGGTCTCCCGCGATCTCGGCATCACCATCCCGGACAACTCCTTCACGGTCATCGTCGGTCCGAACGCGTGCGGCAAGTCGACCCTGCTGCGCGCACTGTCGCGGATGCTCAAGCCGGCCCGGGGCGCCGTGCACCTGGACGGCCGGCTGATCGGCTCCTACCCGTCCAAGGAGGTGGCGCGCCGCTTGGGCCTGCTGCCGCAGACCTCCATCGCGCCGGACGGGATCACCGTCGCCGACCTGGTGGCGCGGGGGCGCTACCCGCACCAGAAGTTCCTCAAGCAGTGGTCGCGCACCGACGAGAAGGTCATCAACGAGTCCATGGAGGCCACCGGCGTCGCGGACCTCGCGGGCCGCATGGTCGACGAGCTCTCCGGCGGACAGCGCCAACGGGTGTGGCTGGCGATGGTGCTCGCGCAGCAGACACCGCTGCTGCTGCTCGACGAGCCGACCACCTACCTGGACATCGCCCACCAGATGGACGTCCTGGACCTCTGCGCCGAGCTGCACCACGAGCGCTCCCACACCCTGGTCGCGGTGCTGCACGACCTCAACCACGCCTGCCGGTACGCCACACACCTCATCGCCATGAAGGACGGGCACGTGGCCGCGGAGGGCGAGCCGTCCGAGATCGTCACCGAGGAGCTGGTCGAAAAGGTCTTCGGTATGCCCGTGCGCGTGATCCCCGACCCGGAGACGGGCACGCCACTGGTGGTGCCGGTCGACCGCGGCGGCCGCATCGCCCGCAGAGCGCGGCCGCAGCACACCTCCGCGGCCGGCCTCAACGGCACGGGGGCGACCGGCAGCGCGGACGCCCAGCAGCACCAGAGCGCCTGA
- a CDS encoding FecCD family ABC transporter permease: protein MSLERPSTAPGLGDAADAADAVVAANALDHRTRATARTHALRTSGLLVLLGVAALCAVLSIAIGAKAIPLGTVVEALLNPDGSYNSSVVWELRMPRTVLGIFVGAALGLAGALMQALTRNPIAEPGILGVNSGAAAAVVTAIFVFGMTSAAAYVWFGFLGAAIAAVLVYALGSRGRSGATPVRLALAGTALAAVLQGFVYALTVLNEFVFDQIRFWQVGSLVGRDIEIFLRLWPFLATGIVLAIALGPALNAVALGEDLAAALGAHINRTRALVAVAIILLCGGATAAAGPIWFVGLIVPHLARSFTGPDQRWLLPYAAAIGAVLLTLADTAGRVITSGGELEVGIVTALVGAPVFIFLVRRRRMAEL, encoded by the coding sequence ATGAGCCTGGAACGGCCGTCCACCGCCCCCGGCCTCGGCGACGCCGCCGACGCCGCCGACGCTGTCGTCGCCGCGAACGCGCTCGACCACCGCACCCGCGCCACCGCGCGCACCCACGCGCTGCGCACCAGCGGGCTGCTCGTGCTGCTGGGGGTCGCGGCGCTGTGCGCGGTGCTCAGCATCGCCATCGGCGCGAAGGCCATCCCGCTGGGCACGGTCGTCGAAGCGCTGCTCAACCCGGACGGCAGCTACAACAGCAGCGTCGTCTGGGAACTGCGCATGCCGCGCACCGTGCTCGGCATCTTCGTCGGCGCCGCCCTCGGCCTGGCCGGCGCCCTCATGCAGGCCCTCACCCGCAACCCGATCGCCGAACCGGGCATCCTCGGCGTCAACTCCGGCGCCGCGGCCGCCGTGGTCACCGCGATCTTCGTCTTCGGCATGACCAGCGCCGCCGCCTACGTCTGGTTCGGTTTCCTCGGCGCCGCGATCGCCGCCGTCCTGGTCTACGCACTGGGCTCCCGCGGCCGCAGCGGCGCCACGCCGGTGCGGCTCGCCCTGGCCGGGACCGCGCTGGCGGCGGTGCTGCAGGGTTTCGTCTACGCGCTCACCGTCCTCAATGAATTCGTCTTCGATCAGATCCGCTTCTGGCAGGTCGGCTCCCTCGTGGGCCGCGACATCGAGATCTTCCTGCGGCTGTGGCCCTTCCTCGCCACCGGCATCGTGCTGGCCATCGCCCTCGGTCCCGCGCTGAACGCCGTCGCCCTGGGCGAGGACCTCGCCGCCGCCCTCGGTGCCCACATCAACCGCACCCGGGCCCTGGTGGCGGTGGCGATCATCCTGCTGTGCGGAGGTGCCACCGCCGCAGCCGGACCCATCTGGTTCGTCGGGCTGATCGTGCCCCACCTCGCCCGCTCGTTCACCGGCCCCGACCAGCGGTGGCTGCTGCCCTACGCCGCCGCGATCGGGGCGGTGCTGCTGACGCTGGCCGACACCGCCGGGCGTGTGATCACCTCCGGCGGCGAACTGGAGGTCGGCATCGTCACCGCGCTGGTCGGCGCCCCCGTGTTCATCTTCCTCGTGCGGCGGCGAAGGATGGCCGAACTATGA
- a CDS encoding FecCD family ABC transporter permease, producing the protein MTLTPARTGENAASGAQSADTDTAGASARRPGGPRALRTAGGRISFVVRPRIVSVYAGLLAATVAVFAVSLSVGEYSIPLPRVLWALAGEGERLDLFFVRDVRLPRAWVAVLVGAALGISGGVFQSLSRNPLGSPDIIGFTGGASTGAVATILVLGGSMVQVSIGAMAGGVATAVLVYLLALKQGVQGYRLVLVGIGINALLLAVRDYLMTRAELTEALTAHIWMIGSLNATGWGEVVAVALACAVLVPAILALGPRLRLMEMGEQAARGLGVPVQGTQVTAMLAASALTGAAIAVAGPISFIALAAPQLVRRLARTSGTALLGAALMGALLLAAADLAAQHVLAPTQLPVGVVTAVIGGSYLVWVLYREWRTGNA; encoded by the coding sequence ATGACCCTCACCCCCGCCCGCACCGGCGAGAACGCCGCATCCGGCGCGCAGAGCGCGGACACAGACACCGCCGGTGCGTCCGCCAGGCGCCCCGGCGGTCCCCGGGCGCTGCGCACGGCGGGTGGCCGCATCAGCTTCGTGGTGCGCCCCCGCATCGTCTCCGTCTACGCGGGGCTGCTCGCCGCGACGGTCGCGGTCTTCGCCGTGTCGCTGTCGGTGGGCGAGTACTCCATCCCGCTGCCGCGCGTGCTGTGGGCGCTGGCCGGCGAGGGCGAACGACTCGACTTGTTCTTCGTCCGCGACGTCCGGCTCCCGCGCGCCTGGGTCGCGGTGCTGGTCGGCGCGGCGCTGGGCATCTCCGGCGGGGTTTTCCAGAGCCTGTCGCGCAACCCGCTGGGCAGCCCCGACATCATCGGCTTCACCGGCGGCGCCTCCACCGGCGCGGTCGCCACCATCCTCGTCCTGGGCGGGAGCATGGTGCAGGTCTCCATCGGCGCCATGGCCGGCGGCGTCGCGACAGCCGTGCTGGTCTACCTGCTCGCGCTCAAGCAGGGCGTGCAGGGCTACCGCCTGGTTCTCGTCGGCATCGGCATCAACGCGCTGCTGCTGGCCGTGCGCGACTACCTGATGACGCGCGCCGAGCTGACCGAGGCGCTGACCGCGCACATCTGGATGATCGGCAGCCTCAACGCCACCGGATGGGGCGAGGTCGTCGCGGTGGCGCTGGCCTGCGCCGTCCTGGTGCCCGCGATCCTCGCCCTGGGGCCGCGGCTGCGCCTGATGGAGATGGGTGAGCAGGCGGCGCGCGGGCTGGGCGTGCCCGTGCAGGGGACCCAGGTGACGGCGATGCTCGCGGCGAGCGCGCTGACCGGCGCGGCGATCGCCGTCGCGGGGCCCATCTCCTTCATCGCGCTGGCGGCGCCGCAGCTCGTCCGCCGCCTGGCCCGTACCAGCGGCACCGCGCTGCTTGGCGCCGCGCTCATGGGCGCTCTGCTGCTCGCGGCGGCCGACCTGGCCGCTCAGCATGTGCTGGCACCCACGCAGCTCCCGGTGGGCGTGGTCACCGCCGTCATCGGCGGCAGCTACCTCGTCTGGGTGCTATACCGGGAATGGCGCACCGGAAATGCATAA